The genomic region CTGTGTTAGCTTGATTGGAGTGGAGCATACCGAAGAAGAGTACCGGCGTGAGCTGATCCATCGTTAAGCTCACCTAGGAAACGGAGCGCGCTGCCGTGTGATCCGAACCACATTCCAACAAGCACGGCCTCGGAGCATACCACGCTGACATACGTGATCCAATGCAGGCCATACCACCCAGCAACGAGCAGCCCCAGGGCAATGGTAAAGCTTGCTATTTTGGACGCGACGATATCGAACCCCGCGAACTGAGTCAGATGTGTTCCAGACAACTCACGATATAGAGGAACCCGACGACGGCGCTTCCGATCGGTCCTGCGACGAGCGTCGCCACACCACTCGGAGACCAGTACAGCTGTTCCGCCGTTAGGATAGTATGCGGATCGGGAAGGCGGGGGAGGGTACGCTTCAGCCCAGAGATGCCAGTATATCCACCCAAGTTTGGGTCGATTACGAAGGCTTGTAGCCTCCCCCCGCATAGCACGCCCATTAGGACGTGGAACATCTCGTGAGTGAAAATCAC from Cutaneotrichosporon cavernicola HIS019 DNA, chromosome: 2 harbors:
- a CDS encoding uncharacterized protein (Peptidase M50B-like), giving the protein MFHVLMGVLCGGRLQAFVIDPNLGGYTGISGLKRTLPRLPDPHTILTAEQLYWSPSGVATLVAGPIGSAVVGFLYIFAGFDIVASKIASFTIALGLLVAGWYGLHWITYVSVVCSEAVLVGMWFGSHGSALRFLGVNHLFYSLWDYLEETVFGKTNPSDCHELQRHLGVPAETWLALIFLFEALVFMAAIMAGIVVFKKTPEQMYADAAGFLPT